A portion of the Paenibacillus hamazuiensis genome contains these proteins:
- a CDS encoding Rpn family recombination-promoting nuclease/putative transposase: MDQKKTDIPFPHDSSYRYLLSSKKLFMELLRSFVSQGWVKQVDESSIEEINHSFVLSDFRRKEADLVYKVRLNERDVIFYLLVELQSTVDMEMPYRLLLYQVEIWRYVLRNRETAASESSFSLPAIVPMVLYNGQRPWAAPRRFRQLLSGEEAFGSELLDFEYILLDVERYTEEELLALSNTIGSVFLLDQTADQELLLERLRRLMDTIRNLPDDLQGQFINWLTNMIKVQLPPESRDVEHLILEIKEKGVSVMGLQKNLEAIKLRGIEEGIEKGIEKGIEEGIEKGRALERENVARNMIALGLDNAAIEAATGVPEEKIEQMRKQLH; encoded by the coding sequence ATGGACCAAAAGAAGACGGATATCCCGTTTCCGCACGATTCATCATACCGGTATTTGTTATCCAGTAAAAAGCTGTTTATGGAGCTGCTGAGGTCGTTTGTCAGCCAAGGTTGGGTCAAGCAGGTCGATGAGTCGAGCATTGAGGAAATAAATCATTCGTTTGTTTTGTCAGACTTTAGACGCAAGGAAGCGGATTTGGTATATAAGGTGCGCCTGAACGAGCGAGATGTTATTTTTTATCTTCTTGTTGAGCTGCAATCTACAGTCGATATGGAAATGCCGTACCGGCTGCTGTTGTATCAAGTTGAAATCTGGCGATATGTGCTGCGGAACCGGGAAACGGCCGCAAGTGAATCGTCTTTTTCGCTTCCAGCGATCGTGCCGATGGTGCTCTATAATGGACAGAGGCCGTGGGCGGCGCCCCGCCGATTCCGGCAATTGCTGTCAGGTGAGGAGGCTTTCGGCTCGGAATTGCTCGATTTTGAATATATCCTGTTGGATGTGGAACGGTACACAGAGGAAGAATTATTGGCATTATCGAACACAATAGGATCTGTCTTTTTGCTGGACCAAACGGCCGATCAGGAACTGCTGCTAGAAAGGCTTAGAAGGCTGATGGATACGATCCGAAACTTGCCGGATGATTTGCAGGGGCAATTTATCAACTGGCTGACCAATATGATTAAAGTGCAGTTGCCGCCGGAAAGCCGGGATGTCGAGCATTTGATTCTTGAGATCAAGGAGAAGGGAGTATCTGTCATGGGGCTGCAAAAAAACTTGGAAGCGATCAAGCTTCGGGGAATTGAAGAAGGTATTGAAAAAGGTATTGAAAAAGGTATTGAAGAAGGAATTGAAAAAGGTCGAGCATTAGAAAGAGAAAATGTAGCGAGAAATATGATCGCCCTGGGGCTGGATAACGCAGCGATCGAGGCCGCGACAGGAGTCCCGGAAGAAAAGATTGAGCAGATGCGTAAACAGCTTCATTGA
- a CDS encoding ABC transporter substrate-binding protein → MKRTLTVLLSAALAFTAAACGNANQGSGDQGKSGAPAATEPKKETAAAPSGEPVKLRIAWWGGQARHDYTLKVIELYQQKNPNVKIETEYAAFDDYWKKLAPQAAANQLPDIIQMDVSYLSQYGGRGQLEDLEPYTKNGKLDISSVSQNTIDSGKYDGKMYQMTLGVNALGIQMDADMLKKAGADVPGNNWTWDDIDKVGAKLKANGKLVADYMRYDVFFPYYLRTMGQKLYNPDGTQLGYTDDKYFVDYYKRYQKWYDNGYFLSLDKLATKKLTPEDDEMVMGNSAFSFSWSNQYVAWAAAAKRPLELIAPPGPDGKKGLFMKSSMGFSVTKNSKVKDEAVKFINFFINDVEANKLIKGERGVPVSSKVQEALKPLLKPEEAKVFDYVAWAQNNSSPVDPPNPVGSVEIEKLLKDTSEQILYKKISVEDAAAKFRKEANAILAKNKK, encoded by the coding sequence ATGAAAAGAACGCTCACCGTTTTATTGTCGGCGGCGCTTGCTTTTACGGCCGCTGCGTGCGGCAACGCTAATCAAGGCAGCGGCGATCAAGGAAAATCGGGTGCGCCTGCCGCAACCGAACCGAAGAAGGAAACCGCCGCGGCGCCGTCCGGCGAGCCGGTCAAGCTGCGCATCGCCTGGTGGGGGGGACAAGCCCGTCACGATTATACGCTGAAGGTCATCGAGCTGTATCAGCAGAAAAACCCTAACGTCAAGATCGAAACCGAATACGCGGCATTTGACGATTACTGGAAGAAGCTCGCTCCGCAAGCAGCGGCAAACCAACTTCCGGATATCATCCAGATGGACGTATCTTATTTGTCCCAATACGGCGGCCGCGGCCAGCTCGAGGACCTCGAGCCGTACACGAAAAACGGCAAGCTGGACATAAGCTCCGTCAGCCAAAACACGATCGACAGCGGCAAATACGATGGCAAGATGTATCAAATGACGCTGGGTGTCAATGCACTTGGCATCCAGATGGACGCGGATATGCTGAAAAAAGCGGGAGCCGACGTACCGGGCAACAATTGGACCTGGGACGACATCGATAAGGTCGGAGCCAAGCTGAAAGCAAACGGCAAGCTGGTTGCCGACTATATGCGGTATGATGTGTTCTTCCCTTATTACTTGAGAACGATGGGTCAGAAGCTGTATAACCCGGACGGTACACAACTCGGCTATACGGATGACAAATATTTTGTAGACTACTACAAGCGTTACCAAAAGTGGTACGACAACGGTTACTTCCTTAGCCTCGACAAGCTGGCAACCAAGAAGCTTACACCGGAAGATGACGAGATGGTTATGGGCAACTCGGCATTCTCCTTCTCTTGGTCCAATCAATATGTTGCTTGGGCTGCGGCAGCGAAACGTCCGCTCGAGCTCATCGCACCTCCGGGTCCGGACGGCAAAAAAGGGCTGTTCATGAAATCGAGCATGGGCTTCTCGGTGACGAAAAACTCCAAGGTGAAAGACGAAGCGGTCAAGTTCATCAACTTCTTTATCAACGATGTCGAAGCGAACAAGCTGATCAAAGGCGAACGCGGCGTGCCGGTATCGTCGAAAGTTCAGGAGGCGCTGAAGCCGCTGCTGAAGCCGGAAGAAGCGAAAGTATTCGACTACGTCGCTTGGGCGCAAAACAACAGCAGCCCGGTTGATCCTCCGAACCCGGTCGGCTCGGTCGAGATCGAGAAGCTGCTGAAAGATACGAGCGAGCAAATTTTGTACAAGAAAATTTCCGTCGAAGACGCCGCCGCGAAGTTCAGAAAAGAAGCGAACGCGATTTTGGCGAAAAATAAAAAGTAA
- a CDS encoding carbohydrate ABC transporter permease, with the protein MRLAGKQKSILYHIIVGGLALCMIYPILWLAASSLKPNDEIFSTAYSLIPSRLEFANYASGWKGFAGTTFATFFQNSFYIVVISTIGAVASSALVAYGFARIPFFGKSFWFGCVMMTLMLPHDVTIIPQYVMFAKLGWLSSFKPIIVPSFFAAPFFIFLMMQFIRTIPGELDEAAKMDGCSKYGIFFKIVLPLIVPALVTSAIFSFYWRWDDFINPLLYLNKPELYPVSLALKLFLDGESLNNWGGMFAMATLSLLPIVIVFFIFQKFIVEGISTSGLKG; encoded by the coding sequence ATGCGGCTTGCCGGAAAACAAAAATCCATTTTGTATCATATTATCGTCGGCGGATTGGCGCTTTGCATGATTTACCCGATCCTTTGGCTTGCCGCGAGCTCGCTGAAGCCTAACGACGAAATTTTCTCAACGGCATACAGCCTCATTCCGAGCCGTTTGGAGTTCGCGAACTATGCGAGCGGTTGGAAAGGCTTTGCGGGTACGACGTTTGCTACGTTTTTCCAAAACTCGTTTTACATTGTGGTCATCTCCACGATCGGCGCGGTCGCTTCCTCCGCTCTCGTCGCTTACGGATTTGCGCGCATTCCGTTTTTCGGCAAAAGCTTCTGGTTCGGCTGCGTCATGATGACCTTGATGCTGCCGCATGACGTGACGATCATTCCGCAGTACGTCATGTTTGCCAAGCTGGGCTGGCTGTCGTCGTTCAAACCGATTATCGTTCCGAGCTTTTTTGCAGCGCCTTTCTTCATCTTCCTGATGATGCAGTTTATCCGCACGATTCCGGGAGAGCTGGATGAGGCGGCGAAGATGGACGGGTGCAGCAAATACGGCATCTTCTTTAAGATTGTACTGCCGCTGATCGTACCCGCGCTGGTCACTTCGGCGATCTTCTCCTTCTATTGGAGATGGGACGATTTCATCAACCCACTGCTGTATTTGAACAAGCCGGAGCTGTATCCGGTATCCTTGGCGCTCAAGCTGTTTTTGGACGGGGAATCGCTCAACAACTGGGGAGGCATGTTCGCGATGGCTACACTGTCGCTGCTCCCTATCGTGATTGTATTTTTCATATTTCAAAAGTTTATCGTGGAAGGCATCAGCACGAGCGGCCTGAAAGGATAA
- a CDS encoding LysR family transcriptional regulator, translating to MFNLEWYRIFLHTARLGNLTKAAEALYITQPSVSYAIKQMEEALGLKLFRRLSKGVELTPEGKSLLDYVERSFSLLSEGEKRLQDLKQLAAGELRVGASDSLFKILLLPKLDAFHSRYPDIRIRLSHGKTPEIAQRLKDGLIDCGLVHMPLTDPQLDVRPFAELPCAFVAGRTYAELADRPISAAELGGLPLLLLSQGSSTRRFVETWFAAQGVAVDADIELGSIDLLVECARLGLGIAFVARPVIEKELEAGDLIELKPITGIPPRQIGIATLKHAALPLSAESFLHMLATSGTS from the coding sequence GTGTTCAATTTGGAATGGTATCGAATTTTTCTACACACCGCGAGGCTCGGCAATTTGACAAAAGCGGCGGAAGCGCTATACATCACGCAGCCTTCCGTCAGCTATGCGATCAAGCAGATGGAAGAGGCGCTCGGCTTGAAATTGTTTCGCCGTTTGTCCAAAGGCGTCGAGCTTACGCCGGAAGGAAAATCTTTGCTGGACTACGTAGAACGCTCGTTTTCACTTCTGTCCGAAGGGGAAAAACGACTCCAGGACCTGAAGCAGCTTGCCGCGGGAGAGCTTCGCGTCGGCGCCAGCGATTCGCTGTTCAAGATTTTGCTGCTGCCGAAGCTGGATGCGTTTCACTCCCGCTACCCTGATATCCGCATCCGGCTCTCGCACGGCAAGACGCCGGAAATCGCGCAGCGGCTGAAGGACGGGCTGATCGACTGCGGGCTCGTGCATATGCCGCTGACCGATCCGCAGCTGGACGTCCGGCCATTCGCCGAGCTGCCCTGCGCGTTTGTCGCCGGGCGAACGTACGCGGAGCTGGCGGACCGCCCGATTTCCGCAGCCGAGCTCGGCGGCCTGCCGCTGCTGCTGCTCTCGCAGGGCAGCAGCACCCGCCGTTTCGTCGAGACGTGGTTCGCTGCGCAGGGCGTCGCCGTTGACGCGGACATCGAGCTGGGCAGCATCGATCTGCTCGTCGAATGCGCCCGGCTTGGGCTGGGGATCGCGTTTGTCGCCCGCCCGGTTATCGAAAAGGAGCTGGAAGCCGGCGATCTGATCGAGCTTAAGCCAATCACCGGGATTCCGCCGCGCCAAATCGGCATCGCCACCCTCAAGCACGCAGCACTTCCGCTTTCTGCGGAAAGTTTTCTGCATATGCTTGCGACGTCCGGGACAAGTTAA
- a CDS encoding carbohydrate ABC transporter permease produces MKLRENNHVVGYVFTSPFILGFLIFTLFPIISSLYYSFTEYNLLEAPRWIGLQNYEKLFMEDDKIWKSFQVTFTYVFASVPLRLAFALFVAMLLNTAIRGVGAYRSAYYLPSLIGGSVAVSIMWSQIFGDKGLLNSALGLIGIKTTANWIGLPETALWTLIALSVWQFGSSMLIFLAGLKNIPASYYEAANVDGAGRMRRFFSITLPLLSPIILFNLIMQTISAFMTFTPAYIISRGEGGPLDNTLLYSLYLYRRAFQFMEMGYASAMAWVMLIIIGIITLIIFKTSTLWVHYEAKGEK; encoded by the coding sequence ATGAAGCTGCGGGAGAACAATCATGTGGTAGGATACGTATTCACCTCCCCGTTTATTTTGGGTTTTCTCATTTTTACGTTATTTCCGATTATATCCTCGCTTTATTATTCGTTTACGGAGTACAATCTGCTCGAAGCGCCGCGCTGGATCGGCCTGCAAAATTACGAAAAACTGTTCATGGAAGACGATAAAATCTGGAAGTCGTTTCAGGTTACGTTTACGTACGTGTTCGCCAGCGTGCCGCTTCGTTTGGCTTTCGCGCTGTTCGTAGCGATGCTGCTGAACACGGCGATTCGCGGTGTCGGCGCTTACCGGTCGGCGTATTACCTGCCTTCACTGATCGGCGGAAGCGTGGCGGTTTCGATCATGTGGTCGCAAATTTTCGGCGATAAAGGGCTGCTGAACTCCGCGCTCGGACTTATCGGCATCAAAACGACGGCCAACTGGATCGGCTTGCCGGAAACGGCGCTTTGGACGCTGATCGCGCTGTCCGTCTGGCAGTTCGGCTCATCGATGCTTATTTTCCTGGCTGGGCTGAAAAACATTCCGGCCTCGTATTACGAAGCCGCAAACGTGGATGGGGCCGGCAGGATGCGCCGATTTTTCAGCATAACACTGCCGCTGCTCAGCCCGATCATTTTGTTCAACCTGATCATGCAGACGATCTCCGCGTTTATGACGTTTACTCCGGCTTACATCATTTCGCGCGGAGAGGGAGGTCCTCTGGATAATACGCTGCTGTATTCGCTTTACTTGTACCGAAGGGCGTTCCAATTCATGGAGATGGGTTACGCTTCTGCGATGGCATGGGTGATGCTGATCATCATCGGAATAATTACGCTTATCATTTTCAAAACGTCCACCCTTTGGGTGCACTACGAAGCGAAAGGAGAGAAGTGA
- a CDS encoding glycoside hydrolase family 88 protein, whose translation MPALEFDEKQILEAIDRVVQRTFQMDFNWDWPGGVAFYGVTEAYEATGKQEYIDMLKAWVDEQLEDGLPKLSVNAVSIGHSLLTLHKATGDQRYIDIATQMADYLKHDAVRFADGVFQHTVNSETYNFPEQAWVDTMFMAGYFLVRIGAMLKRDDYFEDGLKQYHGHENFLQDPVTNLYYHGWDNIAQNHMSGIYWARGNSWAAITMARALELVPVQHPSFMIIDGSLRDQLSALVRLQDESGLWHTVLTDPTSYTETSGSAGIAAALLSRGKMYNKYVNKSIKGILGRIGEEGSVNGVSAGTAVMNDAQGYKEVPYKRVQGWGQGLALVFLSSLLARQEW comes from the coding sequence GTGCCGGCACTTGAATTCGATGAGAAGCAAATTTTAGAAGCGATTGACCGGGTCGTGCAGCGTACGTTCCAAATGGACTTCAACTGGGACTGGCCGGGAGGCGTCGCTTTTTACGGGGTTACGGAAGCGTACGAGGCGACGGGGAAGCAGGAATACATCGATATGCTTAAAGCTTGGGTGGACGAGCAGCTCGAGGACGGGCTGCCGAAGCTTTCGGTCAATGCCGTTTCCATTGGGCATTCCCTGCTCACTCTGCATAAGGCGACGGGCGATCAGCGCTACATCGACATCGCCACGCAGATGGCGGATTATTTGAAGCACGATGCGGTCCGGTTCGCGGACGGAGTTTTCCAGCATACCGTCAACTCGGAAACGTACAACTTCCCGGAGCAGGCCTGGGTGGACACCATGTTCATGGCGGGTTACTTCCTCGTGCGCATCGGTGCGATGCTGAAGCGGGACGATTATTTCGAGGATGGCCTCAAGCAGTATCACGGTCATGAAAACTTTTTGCAGGATCCGGTCACGAACCTGTATTACCACGGCTGGGACAACATCGCGCAAAACCATATGTCCGGCATCTACTGGGCGCGCGGCAATTCCTGGGCGGCGATCACGATGGCCCGGGCTCTCGAGCTCGTTCCGGTGCAGCATCCTTCGTTTATGATCATCGACGGTTCGCTTCGCGACCAGCTCAGCGCGCTTGTCCGCCTGCAGGACGAATCCGGGCTGTGGCACACGGTATTGACGGACCCGACATCATACACGGAAACATCAGGCTCGGCCGGCATTGCCGCCGCACTGTTGTCCCGCGGGAAGATGTACAACAAATACGTGAACAAATCGATCAAAGGCATCCTTGGCCGCATCGGCGAAGAAGGTTCGGTTAACGGCGTATCGGCCGGCACTGCGGTCATGAACGACGCGCAGGGCTACAAGGAAGTGCCGTACAAGCGGGTCCAGGGCTGGGGCCAAGGTTTGGCGCTGGTGTTCTTGTCCTCTTTGCTTGCCCGCCAGGAATGGTAA
- a CDS encoding cold-inducible protein YdjO-related protein: MDTLDKEVTKPEYTPVPIWRCQNADCKAWVREELAASPNPGCPLCSGKMVRSYKHLPKLVKKAASTRKKKMDVLLH; encoded by the coding sequence TTGGATACTTTGGATAAAGAAGTGACAAAACCGGAATACACCCCCGTTCCTATCTGGAGATGCCAAAACGCCGATTGCAAAGCATGGGTCCGCGAGGAGCTGGCCGCATCGCCGAACCCCGGCTGTCCGCTGTGCAGCGGTAAAATGGTGCGCAGCTACAAGCATTTGCCCAAGCTCGTGAAAAAGGCGGCATCTACGAGGAAAAAGAAGATGGACGTGCTGCTGCACTAG
- a CDS encoding AraC family transcriptional regulator: MLRKLNIGDANILLYEKKHTKKYEFVEHYHDVYQIVYAIEGSGSIRLDRNDYPLMQDDVAIITPYTNHIIRSEFRLTLLVIAFSDISFLGPELAAPLFGGAKVINFSGYEADEIKRLLRKMMYEQNRKSELYVYALRCHLTEILLTFYRALKTRCRSTDANFLRAESIRSYIDTHFFENFLLSKNIPDQLNISIRYADNIFKEYYQMTPRQYLTEVRIGHAKNLLSETDKDIVTVCFEVGYENLSTFYRTFKNVTGMSPKKFRSLNKNAPVLAKEG; the protein is encoded by the coding sequence ATGCTGCGCAAATTGAACATCGGAGACGCCAATATCTTACTGTACGAAAAAAAACATACGAAGAAGTATGAATTCGTCGAACATTATCATGATGTATATCAGATCGTATACGCGATCGAGGGCAGCGGAAGCATCAGGCTCGATCGGAATGATTACCCCCTCATGCAGGACGATGTCGCGATTATCACTCCATACACCAATCACATCATCAGGTCGGAATTTCGGCTCACGCTGCTCGTCATCGCGTTCTCTGACATTTCCTTTTTAGGCCCGGAACTGGCGGCACCATTATTCGGCGGGGCGAAGGTCATCAATTTTTCAGGTTATGAGGCGGACGAAATCAAGCGCCTGCTGCGCAAGATGATGTACGAACAAAATCGAAAATCGGAGCTATACGTATATGCGCTGAGATGCCATCTTACGGAAATACTCCTTACCTTCTACAGAGCGCTGAAGACAAGGTGCAGAAGCACCGATGCGAACTTTTTGCGTGCGGAAAGTATACGAAGCTATATAGACACCCATTTTTTTGAAAATTTTCTTCTGTCCAAAAATATTCCGGATCAATTAAACATCAGCATACGTTATGCGGACAACATATTTAAAGAATATTACCAGATGACGCCGCGCCAATATTTAACCGAGGTTCGGATAGGGCATGCCAAAAATCTGTTGTCGGAAACGGATAAAGACATTGTTACCGTCTGTTTTGAAGTCGGATATGAGAATTTGTCCACCTTTTACCGGACATTCAAAAATGTAACGGGAATGTCCCCGAAGAAATTCAGAAGCCTCAATAAAAATGCGCCTGTTTTGGCAAAGGAAGGGTAA
- a CDS encoding TRAP transporter large permease subunit, with protein MKNESGRKKEDGFYVCKGANIMPDHVNLSIADWVYLAFIVIIFVCLATRRDALLPTLAGLFLTSLALKGGNLLEGVLVTYKAILAAGTDLLNIILIVAAITTMTGIMADMGTDRIMVAPAKKMLRNPVMSFVVLTIVTLLLSWVLRATPAVVLLGALLVPAAVVKGMSPLVAGMLLSIVGKGMALSSDFLSQGTPAFTAKVTKLPVAEVFAASVPIWATVSIVTMIGLCLVSRKLTRAEKEKREAGDVAHLEAYKEAHEAETAKVTPFAKWMAVVIPLAFTCDIYAMVKWKLSGNDAMALMGGTFYIISFICGIIHYRKKAFDEVLEKARTGWIFAVKVFGPIVIISGFFWLGGDTLKGIVGDPKIQGLAFDWGYFIAEQMPINKFMIALLATVTSAFAAFDGSGYAAIPIGASIAMALGKPIGANLAYLVVMAQMSAIWVGATLVPWGFLAVTGSVTKVDPQDLARKSFIPVAAGLLAGVIVTSLLA; from the coding sequence ATGAAAAATGAAAGCGGTCGCAAAAAAGAAGATGGATTTTATGTGTGCAAAGGAGCAAACATTATGCCTGATCACGTGAATTTATCAATTGCAGATTGGGTTTATCTGGCTTTTATCGTCATTATTTTCGTTTGCCTCGCTACAAGGAGGGATGCTTTGCTGCCCACGTTGGCGGGATTATTTTTAACCAGTTTGGCACTTAAAGGGGGAAACCTTCTCGAAGGCGTCCTGGTAACGTATAAGGCAATATTAGCCGCGGGTACGGATTTATTAAACATTATTTTAATTGTAGCGGCAATTACGACGATGACCGGGATCATGGCGGATATGGGGACCGATCGGATTATGGTAGCGCCGGCCAAAAAAATGCTGCGGAATCCAGTGATGTCTTTTGTTGTTTTAACCATAGTCACGCTGCTGCTGAGCTGGGTGCTTCGGGCAACCCCGGCGGTTGTCCTGCTGGGAGCTTTGCTCGTGCCCGCTGCAGTGGTAAAAGGAATGTCCCCCTTGGTAGCAGGCATGCTGTTGTCCATTGTCGGAAAAGGAATGGCCTTATCCAGCGATTTTCTCAGCCAAGGTACCCCGGCGTTTACGGCTAAAGTTACGAAATTGCCTGTGGCCGAAGTATTTGCCGCCAGCGTTCCGATTTGGGCGACCGTGTCCATTGTGACGATGATCGGTTTATGCCTCGTATCCCGGAAATTAACCAGAGCCGAAAAGGAAAAAAGAGAAGCCGGCGACGTTGCTCATCTTGAAGCCTACAAAGAAGCCCACGAAGCGGAAACTGCAAAGGTTACCCCCTTTGCGAAATGGATGGCTGTAGTCATTCCGTTAGCGTTTACCTGCGATATTTACGCCATGGTAAAGTGGAAGTTGTCCGGCAATGACGCGATGGCTCTGATGGGAGGGACGTTTTACATCATTTCTTTCATATGCGGCATCATTCATTACCGTAAAAAAGCTTTTGATGAAGTTTTGGAGAAGGCACGTACGGGCTGGATTTTTGCGGTTAAGGTATTTGGCCCTATCGTCATCATCAGCGGCTTCTTCTGGCTCGGAGGGGATACCCTGAAAGGGATTGTCGGCGATCCGAAAATCCAGGGTTTGGCTTTTGACTGGGGTTATTTTATCGCCGAGCAAATGCCGATTAACAAATTTATGATTGCGTTGCTGGCAACGGTAACAAGTGCGTTTGCCGCGTTTGACGGCTCAGGTTACGCGGCCATTCCGATTGGGGCGAGCATTGCAATGGCTTTGGGCAAACCGATAGGCGCCAATTTGGCTTACCTGGTCGTTATGGCGCAAATGTCGGCAATTTGGGTAGGAGCTACCTTGGTTCCGTGGGGGTTTCTCGCGGTTACTGGATCCGTAACGAAAGTGGACCCTCAGGATCTCGCAAGAAAAAGCTTTATCCCCGTCGCAGCAGGTTTGTTGGCCGGTGTTATCGTAACCTCTCTACTTGCATGA
- a CDS encoding amidohydrolase family protein, with protein MTREMIDMFCHFMPEVYYKKVEQLCGSAAHMLDRAYQLPTMSNLDARLKMMDKFEGYRQVPSMVSPALEAFASEDVSPVLARLANEEMASIVSKYNDYFPAFVATLPVNNIEAALIEAEYAIKVLGAKGVQFFTNTTSKALDHHDYFTIYETVNRAGGAIWIHPTRTMFTPDYKGEEASKYEMWWSLGWPVDSSLAMARLAFSGLFEKYPEIRVITHHVGGIIPMVAGRFASGMEDFGTRTPKQYAYLVETPLTEPPVNALKRFYADTASFGAKAPIACGIDFFGIDKIVFASDMPFGPEAGYHHIKETIQAIEALDIPEEHKEMIFSGNANRLLNL; from the coding sequence ATGACCAGAGAAATGATTGATATGTTTTGCCATTTCATGCCTGAAGTGTACTATAAGAAGGTGGAGCAGCTGTGCGGTTCGGCTGCACATATGCTGGACAGAGCTTATCAGCTGCCTACGATGAGCAATCTGGATGCCCGGTTGAAAATGATGGACAAATTTGAGGGCTACCGCCAAGTTCCATCCATGGTTTCCCCCGCTTTGGAGGCGTTTGCGAGCGAAGATGTTTCGCCGGTGCTGGCCAGACTGGCAAACGAAGAAATGGCTTCTATCGTCAGCAAATATAACGACTATTTTCCGGCTTTTGTTGCGACATTGCCGGTGAATAATATCGAAGCTGCACTGATCGAAGCGGAATATGCCATCAAGGTTTTAGGTGCGAAGGGAGTGCAGTTTTTTACCAATACGACGAGCAAAGCGCTGGATCATCATGATTATTTCACCATTTATGAGACGGTTAACCGCGCCGGAGGCGCAATTTGGATCCATCCGACGCGAACCATGTTCACGCCGGATTACAAGGGAGAAGAAGCGTCCAAATATGAAATGTGGTGGTCATTGGGCTGGCCGGTCGATTCGAGTTTGGCGATGGCAAGACTCGCTTTTAGCGGGCTTTTTGAAAAATATCCCGAAATTCGCGTCATTACGCATCACGTAGGAGGCATCATTCCGATGGTCGCCGGCAGGTTTGCATCCGGGATGGAGGACTTTGGCACACGGACACCGAAACAATACGCCTATTTGGTTGAAACTCCTTTGACCGAACCGCCGGTTAACGCATTGAAAAGATTTTATGCGGATACGGCATCTTTCGGGGCCAAAGCTCCGATTGCCTGTGGGATTGACTTTTTCGGGATCGATAAGATCGTATTCGCTTCCGACATGCCTTTTGGGCCCGAAGCCGGTTACCATCATATTAAGGAAACGATTCAAGCGATCGAGGCTCTCGATATCCCGGAAGAGCATAAAGAGATGATATTCAGCGGCAACGCTAATAGATTGCTGAATTTATAG